The following are from one region of the Geoalkalibacter subterraneus genome:
- the sixA gene encoding phosphohistidine phosphatase SixA, with product MLLFLVRHAKAVERAFDIPENNRFLTPDGRERFREAAQKLRKKGMETEIIVTSPLVRAVQTAEILAEGLSFRGQLPVDETLAPGFDLDGLNRLLSRHPGVKSMACVGHEPDLSELGNQLLQTPGAVILRKGAVLALEWNRDAPNEKADFLWLHSRGVFHTDPQRLKDL from the coding sequence ATGCTGCTTTTTCTGGTCCGCCATGCCAAAGCGGTCGAACGCGCCTTCGACATCCCGGAAAACAATCGTTTTTTGACTCCCGACGGCCGCGAACGTTTCCGGGAAGCCGCTCAGAAACTGCGTAAAAAGGGGATGGAGACCGAGATCATCGTCACCAGCCCGCTGGTACGTGCGGTACAGACCGCGGAAATTCTCGCCGAAGGTCTTTCTTTCCGCGGCCAGCTGCCGGTGGATGAAACCCTGGCGCCGGGCTTTGACCTGGACGGCCTGAATCGGCTGCTGTCACGGCACCCCGGGGTGAAATCCATGGCCTGCGTCGGCCACGAGCCTGATCTAAGCGAACTTGGCAACCAGCTTTTGCAGACGCCCGGTGCCGTCATCCTTAGAAAAGGTGCCGTGCTCGCGCTCGAATGGAACCGCGACGCACCGAACGAAAAGGCAGATTTTCTCTGGCTTCACTCCCGGGGCGTGTTTCACACCGACCCCCAGCGGCTCAAAGACCTTTAA
- the fusA gene encoding elongation factor G, which translates to MKPPALKSIRNIGIISHIDAGKTTVSERILFYTGETHRIGEVHDGNTVMDWMAQEQERGITITATSTACRWRDHWINLIDTPGHIDFTIEVERSLRVLDGAVAIFSAVEGVQPQSESVWRQAGHYRVPRICLINKLDRIGADIENTLQQIRARLSARPVLLQLPLGVEHEFSGLIDLLEEEIILFSEDDLGGTVERHPLPEEEQERVRAARERVVEAAADFDDDIMTDFLEGNPVTADRLRVALRRGTIACGIFPVFLGSALRNKGVQPLLDGVIDFLPSPKEAPPIEARDPRDGTLIELPCDPEGPLCALAFKVLSDEGRKLTYLRMYSGRLTAGETLYNSTREGEDRVARLFLMHAHKRERIEQSRAGDIVAATGLKDVLTGDALCRPDRPLRIAGLSCPEPMVSIAVEPRALEDREKLPGALEKLQWEDPTLRVREDAETGQTILTGMGELHLEVVVERLARDFHTQVQTGRPQVVYREALTRPREHHEVFEREIDGRLHHGELTLHLEPLARNSGLKIEMASTLELPEEWRILLEESLRQAAQGGVRAGYPLTDLCIRVTEVQIKQGVTTEIGLRAAAQRGFSLAAREAQPTLLEPVMALELTIPSESTGRVMGGLQQKRGQVEGMTSRGEIDVIRARVALEEMFGYMTELRGATKGRGTYTMEFSHFDQAPPETLKRFGFTA; encoded by the coding sequence ATGAAACCACCAGCGCTCAAATCCATTCGCAATATCGGGATCATCTCCCACATCGACGCCGGCAAGACCACCGTCTCCGAGCGCATCCTGTTCTATACCGGCGAGACCCACCGCATCGGTGAAGTCCACGACGGCAACACCGTCATGGACTGGATGGCCCAGGAGCAGGAACGCGGCATTACAATCACCGCCACCAGCACCGCCTGCCGCTGGCGCGACCACTGGATCAATCTCATCGATACGCCGGGACACATCGATTTCACCATCGAGGTGGAGCGCTCCCTGCGCGTACTCGATGGGGCGGTTGCCATATTCAGCGCGGTCGAAGGCGTCCAACCGCAGAGTGAGTCGGTCTGGCGTCAGGCCGGCCACTACCGGGTGCCGCGCATCTGCCTGATCAACAAGCTCGACCGCATTGGAGCCGATATCGAGAACACCCTCCAGCAGATCCGCGCCCGCCTGTCGGCGCGCCCCGTGCTGCTGCAGCTGCCGCTCGGGGTTGAGCACGAATTCAGCGGCCTGATCGATCTGCTGGAGGAGGAAATCATCCTGTTCAGCGAGGATGATCTGGGAGGCACGGTGGAGCGCCACCCTCTGCCGGAGGAGGAGCAGGAGCGGGTCCGCGCCGCACGCGAACGGGTGGTGGAAGCCGCCGCCGATTTCGACGATGACATCATGACCGATTTTCTTGAAGGAAATCCCGTGACAGCCGATCGCCTGCGGGTCGCTTTGCGCCGCGGCACCATCGCCTGCGGCATTTTTCCGGTTTTTCTCGGCTCGGCCCTGCGCAACAAGGGGGTTCAGCCGCTGCTGGACGGCGTGATCGACTTTCTCCCCTCACCCAAAGAAGCTCCACCCATTGAAGCGCGCGATCCCCGGGACGGCACCCTCATCGAACTGCCCTGCGATCCCGAGGGACCCTTGTGCGCCCTGGCTTTCAAGGTACTCTCCGACGAAGGACGCAAACTGACCTACCTGCGCATGTACTCCGGTCGCTTAACCGCCGGCGAAACCCTTTACAACAGCACCCGCGAAGGCGAAGACCGCGTGGCGCGGCTGTTTCTGATGCACGCCCACAAGCGTGAACGCATCGAGCAGTCCCGCGCCGGCGACATTGTGGCAGCCACCGGCCTTAAAGATGTCCTCACCGGCGACGCCCTGTGCCGCCCGGATCGTCCTCTGCGCATCGCCGGGCTGAGCTGCCCCGAACCGATGGTCTCCATCGCCGTCGAGCCGCGCGCGCTCGAAGACCGCGAGAAGCTGCCGGGAGCTCTCGAAAAGCTGCAGTGGGAAGACCCCACCCTGCGGGTCCGGGAAGACGCCGAAACGGGGCAGACCATCCTCACCGGTATGGGCGAACTTCACCTCGAGGTCGTCGTAGAGCGGCTGGCCCGTGATTTTCACACCCAGGTCCAGACCGGCCGCCCCCAGGTGGTTTACCGCGAAGCCCTGACCCGTCCGCGCGAACATCATGAAGTATTTGAACGCGAGATCGACGGACGCCTGCATCACGGTGAACTGACCCTGCATCTCGAACCTCTGGCACGCAATTCCGGACTGAAAATCGAAATGGCCTCAACACTTGAACTTCCAGAAGAATGGCGCATTCTGCTGGAAGAAAGCCTGCGGCAGGCGGCCCAGGGGGGAGTGCGGGCCGGCTATCCCCTCACAGATCTCTGCATCCGCGTGACCGAAGTTCAGATAAAGCAGGGCGTCACCACCGAAATCGGCCTGCGTGCGGCGGCCCAGCGCGGCTTCTCCCTGGCCGCCCGCGAGGCGCAGCCGACCCTGCTGGAGCCGGTCATGGCGCTGGAACTGACCATTCCCTCCGAAAGCACCGGCCGGGTCATGGGCGGCCTGCAGCAGAAGCGCGGCCAGGTCGAAGGGATGACCTCCCGCGGCGAAATCGATGTCATTCGCGCCAGGGTCGCCCTGGAGGAAATGTTCGGCTACATGACGGAACTGCGCGGCGCAACCAAGGGACGCGGCACCTACACCATGGAATTTTCCCATTTCGACCAGGCACCGCCGGAGACCCTGAAACGTTTCGGCTTCACAGCATAA
- a CDS encoding outer membrane protein: protein MRWMIFFGLATCITLVTSATAAEQGVYFGANTGAVFLEDSSVSAPVGSSFDIEYDPGMSYGVVLGYDAGTYFSKSGTTSGRLEIEYTRRSTDADEVEENGAFRPVGGEATVDSLMINSWVDFRTRSPFRPYMGIGVGAARLTLDDAGFSDDDDTRFAYQAGAGIGLPIGDHFTISVGYRYFGMLDATLRAKTLDAETDTVQEREYDIEYSSHNLDVGFRFRF, encoded by the coding sequence ATGCGTTGGATGATCTTTTTCGGCTTGGCGACCTGCATTACGCTTGTTACTTCCGCCACCGCTGCTGAGCAGGGTGTTTATTTCGGCGCCAATACAGGCGCAGTTTTTCTCGAGGATTCCTCGGTTTCGGCACCGGTCGGATCATCCTTCGACATCGAATACGACCCCGGCATGAGCTACGGCGTCGTACTCGGCTATGACGCCGGGACTTATTTCAGCAAGAGCGGCACCACCTCCGGACGGCTGGAAATTGAATATACCCGGCGCAGCACCGACGCCGACGAAGTGGAAGAGAATGGCGCCTTCCGACCGGTCGGCGGGGAGGCAACTGTTGACAGCCTGATGATCAACAGCTGGGTTGATTTCAGGACCAGAAGCCCGTTTCGCCCGTACATGGGTATCGGTGTGGGAGCCGCACGCCTGACCCTGGACGATGCCGGCTTCAGCGATGACGACGACACCCGCTTCGCCTACCAGGCGGGCGCCGGCATCGGCCTGCCCATTGGCGACCATTTTACGATTTCAGTCGGTTATCGCTACTTCGGCATGCTCGACGCGACACTGCGCGCAAAAACCCTGGATGCCGAAACCGATACCGTACAGGAGCGTGAATACGATATCGAATACAGCAGCCACAATCTCGACGTCGGTTTCCGCTTCCGCTTTTAA
- a CDS encoding glycosyltransferase, which translates to MKSLRLTLVSETFIPQVNGVSRTLDRLVRHLASRGDRVQLIIPRYDAVGSVPPSVEKSEWSAFKLPFYKEVLLPVARTANVRRTIEGFCPDIVHIATEGPLGFAALRAARAIGVPTVGSYHTGFEIVGKVHLHSVPPALS; encoded by the coding sequence GTCTGACCCTCGTCTCAGAAACCTTCATCCCTCAGGTCAACGGAGTTTCACGCACTCTGGACCGTCTGGTGCGGCATCTGGCATCACGGGGGGATCGGGTGCAGCTTATAATCCCGCGCTATGATGCTGTGGGTTCTGTACCGCCGTCGGTCGAGAAAAGCGAATGGAGTGCCTTTAAGCTGCCGTTTTACAAAGAGGTGCTACTGCCTGTTGCGCGCACTGCCAATGTGCGCAGAACGATAGAAGGGTTCTGCCCGGATATTGTTCATATCGCCACCGAAGGCCCCCTCGGTTTTGCCGCGCTGCGTGCGGCGCGGGCCATTGGAGTGCCCACGGTCGGCTCTTACCATACAGGATTTGAGATTGTGGGAAAGGTGCATCTTCATTCTGTTCCTCCTGCGTTAAGTTGA